One Archangium violaceum genomic window, CCGGTGAGGAGGGGCGTACGGGATGGCATGCCTTCCTCTCTCCCGAGACCCTGCACAACCTTGACGGCGTTCGCTTCTGTCTGGGAGGAGCCGTGGGGTCGGGAAGCTTTCAAATGACGCTCGGCGCGCGTCCGCTCACAGATGGCCGCACCCATTTCCGCGTGTGGGCACCGCGCCGCCGAAGGGTGGATGTCTGTGTCCACGAGTCGGGCGGACTCCGCAACCTGCCGCTCGAGCCTTCCGGTCGCGGCTACTTCGAGGGCACCCACCCCGTCCCGGTGGGGAGCCTCTACAAGTACCGCCTGGACGGCGGAGAGGCCTTCCCGGACCCCTGCTCCCGCTTCCAACCCGAGGGCCCGCATGGCCCCTCGCAGGTGGTGGATCCCACGCGCTACGCCTGGAAGGACAGCGGCTGGGCGGGCGTCACGTCGAAGGGACAGGTCCTCTACGAGCTGCACATCGGCACCTTCACCCCCGAGGGAACCTACACGGCGGCGGCCTGGAAGCTCCCGCTGCTCAATGAGCTGGGCGTCACCACGCTGGAGCTGATGCCGCTGCACGCCTGTCCCGGCCGCTTCAACTGGGGCTACGACGGCGTGCAGCTCTACGCGCCTCACGCGGCCTACGGGAGCCCGGACGAGCTGCGGCAGCTGGTGGACGAGGCGCACCGGCTGGGGCTCGGCATCATCGTGGACGTCGTCTACAACCACCTGGGGCCGGACGGGAACTACCTGTCCCAGTACGCAGAGGGCTACTTCAACCCGAAGTACCCCAACGAGTGGGGCGATCCCACCAACTTCGATGACGGGGAGGCGGCGGGCCCCTCGCGCGACTTCTTCATCCAGAACGCCTGCTATTGGGTGGCCGAGTACCACTTCGACGGGCTTCGCCTGGACGCCACGCAGAGCCTGTACGACGCCTCGCCGAAACACATCGTGGCGGAGCTCGTCGAGCGGGTGCGCGAGGCGGCGGGCAGGCGGCACGTCCTCATCATCGGGGAGAACGAGCCCCAGAACGTGAAGCTGGTGAAGCCCCCCTCCGAGAAGGGGTACGGGGTGGACGCCATCTGGGTGGACGACTTCCACCACTCGGCGAAGGTGGCGGCGGTGGGCCGCTCCGAGGCCTACCTGATGGACTACTGCGGCACCGCGCAGGAGCTGCTGTCATGCGTGCTGCGTAACTCGCTCTACCAGGGGCAGTACTACAAGTGGCAGAAGAAGCCCCGGGGTACGCCGCTGCTGCACACGGATCCGAAGCACGTCGTCTTCTACCTGCAGAACCATGATCAGCTCGCCAATGCCCTCAAGGGCGAGCGGCTGCACCAGCAGGCGGGGCCAGCGCGGGCCCGGGCGCTGACGACGTTCTTCCTGCTGCTTCCCCAGACGCCCATGCTCTTCATGGGGCAGGAATTCTACGCCTCCTCGCCCTTCCTCTACTTCGTGGATCACAACGCGGAGCTGCAGGAGCTGGTGCGCAAGGGGCGCAACGACTTCCTCTCCCAATTCCCGAGCGCCCGCCATGCCCTGGAGAAGGAGGGCTATCAGGTGCCGTTCGGTGAAGAGGCCTTCCGTCTGTCCAAGCTGGACTGGAGCGAGCGCGAGCGGAACACGGGAGCCCTGGCGCTCCACAAGGAGCTGCTGAGGCTGCGGCGGGAGGATCCGGTGTTCGCGGCGCGGGACCCGAAGCGCCTCGCGGGAGCGGTGCTGTCGCAGCACGCGCTGGTCTTGCGCTATTTTGGAAGCGGGCAGGAGGGCGACCGGCTGGTGCTGCTCAACCTGGGGACGGAGCTGGAGGTGGCCCCGTGTCCAGAGCCGCTGCTGGCTCCCCCACCGGGAAATAAGTGGAGCCTCCTCCTGGCTTCTGAGCACGTCCGCTACGGCGGAATGGGGACCCCGCCCTTCTCGGAAGAGACGCGCATGCGGATACCTGGACAGACGTCGCTCGTGCTCACGAGCGAGGAGATGAAGACGTGACCCCTCCTGCAACTGAGTGCCCCTCCCTGCCCCGGCTCGCCTTCGACTGGCCCACGGGCGCGGACTTCTCGGACATCGTCACCCGCGAGTGGCTCGTGACCAACGGGCGCGGCGGATACGCCTCGGGCTCGGTGGCGCGGTGCAACACGCGCCGCTACCACGGGATGTTCATCCCCGGTCTGGAGAAGCGTGGCCGCACGGTGCTGCTGGCGCGGCTGGGGGAGCTGGCCGTGGTGCGCGGCAGAACGTACCGGCTGGACGCGGAGGATCTCGCGGACGGGACGCAGGTGCCCGAGGCCGCCACGCTGCTGCGCGGCTTC contains:
- the treZ gene encoding malto-oligosyltrehalose trehalohydrolase is translated as MTLGARPLTDGRTHFRVWAPRRRRVDVCVHESGGLRNLPLEPSGRGYFEGTHPVPVGSLYKYRLDGGEAFPDPCSRFQPEGPHGPSQVVDPTRYAWKDSGWAGVTSKGQVLYELHIGTFTPEGTYTAAAWKLPLLNELGVTTLELMPLHACPGRFNWGYDGVQLYAPHAAYGSPDELRQLVDEAHRLGLGIIVDVVYNHLGPDGNYLSQYAEGYFNPKYPNEWGDPTNFDDGEAAGPSRDFFIQNACYWVAEYHFDGLRLDATQSLYDASPKHIVAELVERVREAAGRRHVLIIGENEPQNVKLVKPPSEKGYGVDAIWVDDFHHSAKVAAVGRSEAYLMDYCGTAQELLSCVLRNSLYQGQYYKWQKKPRGTPLLHTDPKHVVFYLQNHDQLANALKGERLHQQAGPARARALTTFFLLLPQTPMLFMGQEFYASSPFLYFVDHNAELQELVRKGRNDFLSQFPSARHALEKEGYQVPFGEEAFRLSKLDWSERERNTGALALHKELLRLRREDPVFAARDPKRLAGAVLSQHALVLRYFGSGQEGDRLVLLNLGTELEVAPCPEPLLAPPPGNKWSLLLASEHVRYGGMGTPPFSEETRMRIPGQTSLVLTSEEMKT